The following DNA comes from Planctomycetota bacterium.
TCGTGGATGAACAGCCGCGCGTCCCCCGATGCCGGCGCGAACCGCGCCCGCAGCAGGTCCAGCCCCAGGCGCAGAGGCCGTCGCGCCGCCCGCACCGCGAACCCCGCCTGCCCGAGCACCTGCAGCGCGCTCAGCCCGGTCTGGTCGTTGCGTGAACGTCCCGCCGGGTCGATCCCCACCCACGCGGGCGGGGGCCACGCCGGCACGCCCGCGCGCGCCAGCCCGGCCTTCATCGCCCCGACGTGCTCGCCCAGCACCTGATCGCTCGCCGAGCGCTCGTCCACCACCCAGACGCGGTCTTCCTCGTCCACGCACGCCCACAGCACGACCGTCGCCGACCGGATGCCCAGGTCCATCCCCGCGACGAACATTCCCGCCGGCGCCTCGCCCCGGAACACGTGGCGTACGGGATCGAACTCCGGGATCACCGCGTCGCTCCGCCGCGGCCTTCTGCACAGCATCTCGCTCTCCCACGTCGCCACGCTCACGCGACGCTTCATCGCCAGCGCGTCGTCGATCCGCACGTGCCCCGCCCGCTCCGCCGGGCGCTCCTTGGCGCGCCCCGTGCACTCGTCCCACAGCGCGCACCGCCCGTCGGCCCGCTCGCACGCGTGCCGGGGCGGGCAGTGCTCCAGCACGTCCACCACGCCCCAGCGCAGCAGCCGCCGCGCGCCCGTCCGCGCCTCGGTCACCAGGCGCTGCATCATCCCGTGGGGCACGTGCATCGTGCTCAGGCACTCCACGCTCCCGCGCACCGCCACGCCGCCGCACACCGCCGAGCGCGTCACGAGCTGGGCCGCTTCCCACACCCCCGCGTCGAACAGGTCCACCTCGTCGCACCGCAGCTTGTGGACGCGCGTCCCGCGCACCGACGTCTGCGACTGCGCCAGGATCTCCACCTCGCCCCCCGTGCGGAACGACAGCCGCTTCTCCGTCGCACGCTTCACGCACGACGCCAGCCCCGGCGAACGCGCCGGATCCACCAGCCGCCGCAGGTGCGCGTACATCCGGCGGCTCTGCTCCAGCGAGCCCCCCAGCACACGCACCTCGATCCCCGGCTTGAACACCAGGTCCAGCACCGTCGCGATCGCCCCCAGCAGCGTCTTCCCGCTCCCGCGGCTCGCCCACACCACGCAGTCCGGCGACGACACGCCCTCGCCCGCCCCCTCGCCCGCCGGTGCGCCCGCGGAGCCGGCGCCCGGCGCCGCATCCACGAAGAACGCTTGGGCCAGGTAGTCAAACGGCGCGTCGTGCCCGCCCACGATTCCCCGGCGCGCCACGCGCACGCCCAGCACGCCCGCGATCCACGCGTGCAGCGCGTCGGGCGTGCGCGGATACTCCCACGCGTCCTGCTCGCGCAGCGCGCCGCCCTCCGGCGGCGGGCCATCCGCCGAGCCGCCCGCGGCGCGCGTGGCGCCCGTCGGCCGCGCCTCACCCGTGGTCCGAGTCGAGCCCGTCGTTCGCGTCGTGCGTCGATTCTTCGCCGCCCCCATGCGTCCCCCTCTCCTGCCCGAGTGCCCTCTAGCCCGCCACGAACACCGCGCGGCGCGCGGTGAGGCTCATGGCGGCGAGCGCCGTGACCTCCCACGCCGCCGCCGACATCGCCGCTCCGCGCGTGCCCTTGCCGGCCCGCGCCCAGGCGAGCGCCGCGTCGCGCAGGCCGGCGCGGGCCGCCAGCGCGCGCACGCGGCGCGCGTCGGCGAACCGCCACGGCGCCACGCCCGCGCGTCGGAACGCGGTCCGCAGCGCGCGCTCGCGCGCCGGGGCCCGCGCCCGCACCCGGCGCATCCCGGCGCGCTCGAAGATCGGCGCGTACCGGCCCATCGCGGCGATCGCCTCGGTCCGGCGCGTCAGGGGCGAGGCCAGATACGCCCGCACGAGCGACACGCCCACGCCCAGCCCCCGCCACGCCGGCGACACCAGCACCCGCGAGATCGTGCGGACCTCGCGGTTGAGCGCCCGGGCCGCCCGCGCGCGCCCGCCCCGCGGCTCGTACCGCTCGCCCCACGCGCTCCTTCGCCACGTCGAGTTCAGCGTCGGCATCGACACCACCAGCACGCCGGCGAGTTCGCCCGAGCGCACGCACCGGGCGGCGAGGATGCACGCGGCGGTCGCCGGGCGCTGCCCCAGGTAGTGCGTCTCCGCCAGGCGCTCGTAGTCGCGCCACGTGCCCGGCCCGATCGCGAGCGCGCCCGTCACGCCCCGCCCCCGCGCTCGATGTGCACCGTCGTCCCCGAGCGCCCCCGCGCGCAGCGCACGCGCACGTCGGGCGCGAGGGGCCCGCGGAGGTCGTCGTGCGCGGTGGCGACGACGACGCGCACGCCGGTGCGGGTCGCCCAGCGGCGGACGCCCGCGCCGACGCGGGCCGCCGACGCCCGGTCGAGCGTCGACGCGAACTCGTCGAGCAGCAGCAGGTGCCCGGGGGCGCCCGGGCGGACGCGCGCCAACGCCGCGGCGAGCGCGACGCGGGCCCGCTCGCCCTCGGAGAGTTCGCCGGGCGTGCGCGCCAGCACGCCGACATCGCCCAGGCCGGCCCGCACGAGGCAGGCGATGGCCTCGCCGAGCGAGCCGGGGATGAGGTCGATGACGCAGCGGGCGCGCTCGACGGGCCGCTGCCCGCAGACGCGCAGGCCCGCGTCCCGGGCGGCACGGGCGACCGCGCGCAGCAGCGTGGACTTCCCCGACCCGCTGGGGCCCGAGACGAGGACGACCTCGCCGGGGCGCAGAGACGCGAGCAGACGCCGGGCGTCGTCGTGCAGCGTGCGGCTCAGGTCGGCGGGGCGCACGCGGCGCACGCACACGCCCAGCGCGGCGCACGCGCGCAGCAGGCGCTCGGTGGGGACGACGCTCGCGGGCAGCACGCGGAGCAGCGCACGCGCGTCGTTCACGCGGCACCTCCCACGCGGCGCGGGGCCCGCGGCAACGCCGGCGCGCCCCGGGACGCGTCGACGCCCGCGGGCGGCACGGGCGCCGTTCCGACTCGACCGCCGATGCTCTCCACCAGCGCGAGCACCGCGTCGCGCTGGCGACGCACGGCGTGCTGCGTGATGCCCAGTTCGGCGGCGGCCTCTCGCACCGAGCGCCCGCGCAGGAAGATGGCCCGCGCCACCGCCCGGCGCGAGGTGGGCCACGCGCTCTGCTGGCGGAGCACGAAGCCGAACTCGGGCGCGACCACCAGGGCCGTCAGGCGGCGCAGACGCCGGCGCAGCGTGCGGGCCTGGCGCGGCTCGCCCATGAGCCGAGCGAGGTCCGCGCAGGTGTGCCCGTGGACGTAGACGCCTTCGAGGATGGCGCGGTCGCGCGGCTCGAGGTATCCCGCGGCGAGGCGGGCCGCGTCGGCGAGACGGGCGCGTTCGGCCGCACGTCGATCCGACCCGGCGCGTTCCACGATCTGCCCGGGGCCCCCGGTTGCCCCGCCGCCGCTCCCACCACGCATCGCGACCATGACCAGCCTCCCTCGTGGGCCCGGGAACTCCGCCCCGGACGACTTTTCCACCGTTTGTTCACATATCTGCGTACGATTTGACTATGTTCTACGTAGATGTGTACGCTTTGCAAGTAGTTTGTTCGGAATGACCGTGTTTTTGCGCGCGGGGGCGGTCCTCGGGGCCAGAAAGCCAGCGATGAGCGGTTCAGGACAGGTGTTGAGCGAGCGCGGGGGCGACGGGCCGCTGGGCGCACGGCTTCGCGCCCGGCGCGCACGGGCGAACCTCTCGCTGCAGGACCTCGCGGACCGGGTGGGGTGCGCGAAGAGCCTGCTGTCGGAGATCGAGCGGGGGATGCGTCTGCCGACGGACGACATCTGCGGGCGGCTGGAAGAGGCGCTCATGTTCCGGGCGGGCGAACTGCTCGACCTGGCGCGGTGGGAGCGCAGCCTGCAGGCCGGTGGCGAGCCGGTGCGGCGCGAGCTCGACCGGCTGCAGAGCGACCGGCGGGCGCTGCGCCGGTTTGTGGAGGCGATCGCCGACAAGGGGCTCGACGCGGCGTACACCAGCGGCGAACTGGCGCGCCTGGTGGCGCAGATC
Coding sequences within:
- a CDS encoding ATP-binding cassette domain-containing protein, which encodes MNDARALLRVLPASVVPTERLLRACAALGVCVRRVRPADLSRTLHDDARRLLASLRPGEVVLVSGPSGSGKSTLLRAVARAARDAGLRVCGQRPVERARCVIDLIPGSLGEAIACLVRAGLGDVGVLARTPGELSEGERARVALAAALARVRPGAPGHLLLLDEFASTLDRASAARVGAGVRRWATRTGVRVVVATAHDDLRGPLAPDVRVRCARGRSGTTVHIERGGGA